The following are encoded together in the Armatimonadota bacterium genome:
- the rplL gene encoding 50S ribosomal protein L7/L12 — translation MSTEEIVEAIGNLTVLELADLVKALEQKFGITAAAPVAVAAVPAAGAPAGAPAAAEEQTEFDVILKTVGEKKIQVIKVVREITGLGLKEAKDLVDSAPKPIKEKVSKAEAEQIKAKLEAEGATVEIK, via the coding sequence TTGAGCACCGAGGAGATCGTGGAGGCCATCGGTAACCTCACGGTCCTGGAGCTGGCGGACCTGGTCAAGGCCCTGGAGCAGAAGTTCGGCATCACCGCGGCGGCGCCGGTGGCCGTGGCCGCGGTGCCGGCGGCCGGCGCGCCGGCCGGGGCCCCGGCGGCGGCCGAGGAGCAGACCGAGTTCGACGTCATCCTCAAGACCGTGGGGGAGAAGAAGATTCAGGTCATCAAGGTGGTTCGCGAGATCACCGGCCTGGGCCTGAAGGAGGCCAAGGACCTGGTGGACAGCGCCCCCAAGCCCATCAAGGAGAAGGTCAGCAAGGCCGAAGCCGAACAGATCAAGGCCAAGCTGGAGGCCGAGGGGGCGACCGTCGAGATCAAGTAA
- the rplJ gene encoding 50S ribosomal protein L10 — translation MTPERTSGHRVATHVVRPEKVQQVEALRARLADASAAILTDYRGLNTAEITALRGRLREAGADLKVVKNTLFQRAAQSLGIPDLAPFLQGPTAVVFAGDDPVAPARVLVDFIRQMRKLEIKGGLVEGRILTAEGVRRLADLPSRSQLLAMAAGALRAPLAGLAGVTAGLPRALVSVVEQIRRAREQAA, via the coding sequence ATGACGCCGGAGAGGACGTCGGGTCACCGAGTGGCCACCCACGTGGTGCGGCCGGAGAAGGTCCAGCAGGTGGAGGCTCTGCGGGCCCGGCTGGCGGATGCCTCGGCCGCCATCCTCACCGACTACCGGGGGCTGAACACGGCGGAGATCACCGCGCTGCGGGGCCGGCTGCGGGAGGCCGGCGCGGACCTGAAGGTGGTCAAGAATACCTTGTTCCAGAGGGCTGCCCAGAGCCTGGGCATCCCCGACCTGGCGCCATTCCTCCAGGGGCCGACGGCGGTGGTCTTCGCCGGAGACGATCCGGTGGCGCCCGCCCGCGTCCTGGTGGACTTCATCCGCCAGATGCGCAAGCTGGAGATCAAGGGCGGGCTGGTGGAAGGGCGGATCCTGACCGCCGAGGGGGTCCGGCGGCTGGCCGACCTGCCGTCCCGGTCGCAGCTGCTGGCGATGGCCGCGGGCGCCCTGCGGGCGCCCCTGGCGGGCCTGGCGGGGGTGACGGCGGGGCTGCCGCGCGCACTGGTGTCGGTGGTGGAGCAGATCCGGCGGGCGAGAGAGCAGGCGGCCTGA
- the rplA gene encoding 50S ribosomal protein L1 produces the protein MPRHGKRYLRNAALVDRKALYSPQEAIRLIKQMATAKFDETVECAIRLGIDPKQADQQVRGTVTLPAGTGKQVRVLVFAKGEKAREAEAAGADYVGAEDLVEKIQGGWLEFDVAVATPDMMGLVGRLGRILGPRGLMPNPKAGTVTFEIARAVREIKAGKIEYRTEKAGIVHAGIGKVSFTEEQLLANFTAFLDAIVRARPAAARGQYLRSITLSTTMGPGVRVDPLKAEALLRAATA, from the coding sequence ATGCCCAGGCACGGAAAGCGCTACCTGCGCAACGCCGCCCTGGTGGACCGCAAGGCTCTCTACAGCCCCCAGGAGGCCATCCGGCTGATCAAGCAGATGGCCACGGCCAAGTTTGACGAGACCGTGGAGTGCGCCATCCGCCTGGGGATCGACCCCAAGCAGGCCGACCAGCAGGTCCGGGGCACGGTGACCCTGCCCGCCGGCACCGGCAAGCAGGTCCGGGTCCTGGTCTTCGCCAAGGGCGAGAAGGCGCGGGAGGCGGAGGCCGCGGGCGCCGACTACGTGGGCGCGGAGGACCTGGTGGAGAAGATCCAGGGGGGCTGGCTGGAGTTCGACGTGGCGGTGGCCACCCCCGACATGATGGGCCTGGTGGGGCGGCTGGGGCGCATTCTGGGACCCCGGGGGCTGATGCCCAACCCCAAGGCGGGGACCGTCACCTTCGAGATCGCCCGGGCCGTCCGGGAGATCAAGGCCGGCAAGATCGAGTACCGGACCGAAAAGGCCGGGATCGTCCACGCGGGGATCGGCAAGGTCTCGTTCACCGAGGAGCAGCTGCTGGCCAACTTCACCGCATTCCTGGACGCCATCGTCCGCGCGCGCCCGGCGGCGGCCAGGGGCCAGTACCTGCGCTCGATCACCCTGAGCACCACCATGGGGCCGGGGGTCCGGGTGGATCCCCTCAAGGCGGAGGCGCTCCTCCGGGCGGCGACCGCCTGA